The following coding sequences are from one Wenzhouxiangella sp. AB-CW3 window:
- a CDS encoding putative bifunctional diguanylate cyclase/phosphodiesterase, which produces MSRTRAQLPALRRSQATLLALLILALGCGGTILLYQGLKSNEHAAVQRYAENLASLIQSDLLSDLSEQINAQERMATRLSLGGMDQGEMWESTAGLFLEHYPYYRSLATLAPDLTILDVHSRAPVDLVPGERFQVESTYRIRLEEAARNGEFVITRPWYLPDGMPGITFLTPIGQGEMHDGFLAAVLVIPDSIETMVSASWREEVSLHARHRGRDVYPFPFDATDAPDEYDAAFTLDPDEDGQGMAFQLALNPEARANLTTMLPVVVLVSGLLLSFLFALVVWLGISARGQARVLGESNRRLESEVREREQAEEDLAFLVEHDSLTGLPNRTGCAEAIEALIRRNGDSDDQMAVMFLDLDQFKDINDSLGHQLGDQLLCAVPQRLAGVLREQDLVGRHGGDEFLIAVVRESREQIEQLAGNILRVLDGGFAIDDHRLFISASIGIAYFPESGRTVDELIQNADTALFKAKNAGRNQFAVFTREMFAQAQHRLNLSRDIRHALEDGDFRVVYQPIVDVGTLELVGLETLLRWQHSRGYMVPPQEFIRVAEETGVIGRLGQFALDQALSDLAEWQQTVTSPPWIAVNVSGAQAHEAGFAEQLSVMLHQHRVAPDLLHIEITEEVLIENLLRNRRMLQKLDEIGMRIVVDDFGVGYSSLAYLKNFPISVVKIDRGFVRDLSVDPEDQAITRTICGLSRELGMRTVAEGVEQMEQLELLRQYQCTHAQGFLFSRPVERVEVQAMIEGDYPWSGLMAKQASRRREGA; this is translated from the coding sequence ATGAGCCGGACTCGTGCTCAACTGCCGGCACTGCGCCGCTCGCAGGCCACCCTGCTCGCGTTGTTGATCCTGGCGCTGGGCTGTGGCGGGACGATCCTCCTGTACCAGGGGCTGAAGTCAAACGAGCATGCGGCAGTGCAGCGCTATGCCGAGAATCTGGCATCGTTGATTCAGTCCGACCTGCTTAGCGACCTGAGCGAGCAGATCAATGCACAGGAGCGCATGGCCACCCGCTTGAGCCTTGGGGGGATGGATCAGGGCGAGATGTGGGAATCGACCGCTGGCCTTTTTCTGGAGCACTACCCCTACTATCGCTCGCTGGCCACTCTGGCCCCGGACCTGACCATACTCGATGTACACAGTCGGGCGCCGGTTGATCTCGTGCCCGGTGAGCGCTTCCAGGTAGAAAGCACATACCGGATCAGGCTTGAGGAGGCCGCCAGAAACGGTGAGTTCGTCATCACCCGCCCGTGGTACCTGCCCGACGGTATGCCCGGGATTACCTTCCTGACCCCCATAGGCCAGGGGGAGATGCATGACGGGTTTCTGGCTGCCGTGCTGGTCATTCCCGATTCCATCGAGACCATGGTGTCGGCCAGTTGGCGAGAGGAGGTGTCGCTGCATGCCCGGCATCGAGGGCGGGATGTGTATCCGTTTCCGTTCGATGCGACAGATGCACCGGATGAATATGATGCTGCGTTTACTCTGGACCCCGATGAGGATGGCCAGGGCATGGCGTTTCAATTGGCGCTCAATCCCGAAGCGCGCGCAAACCTGACAACCATGCTGCCAGTCGTGGTTCTGGTCAGTGGTTTGCTGCTCAGCTTTCTGTTTGCGCTGGTGGTCTGGCTGGGCATCAGCGCACGTGGCCAGGCTCGTGTCCTGGGTGAGTCCAACCGCCGGCTGGAAAGCGAAGTGCGCGAGCGCGAGCAGGCCGAGGAAGATCTTGCCTTTCTGGTCGAGCACGACAGCCTGACTGGCCTGCCCAACCGCACCGGCTGTGCCGAAGCCATAGAAGCGCTGATTCGCCGAAACGGCGACAGCGACGATCAGATGGCGGTCATGTTCCTGGACCTGGATCAGTTCAAGGACATCAACGATTCTCTTGGACACCAACTGGGGGACCAGTTGCTCTGTGCCGTTCCGCAGCGTCTGGCCGGTGTGTTGCGTGAACAGGATCTGGTCGGTCGTCACGGCGGTGACGAGTTTCTCATTGCAGTGGTGCGCGAGAGCCGCGAACAGATCGAGCAACTGGCCGGCAATATCCTGCGCGTTCTCGATGGCGGGTTCGCGATCGATGACCACCGGCTGTTCATTTCGGCCAGTATCGGCATTGCCTACTTCCCGGAGTCCGGCAGAACGGTTGACGAGCTGATCCAGAATGCCGATACCGCCCTGTTCAAGGCCAAGAATGCCGGTCGTAACCAATTTGCCGTGTTCACTCGCGAAATGTTTGCCCAGGCGCAGCACCGGCTCAATCTCAGCCGCGATATCCGTCATGCGCTGGAAGACGGTGATTTTCGCGTGGTCTACCAGCCCATCGTCGATGTCGGGACATTGGAGCTGGTCGGACTGGAAACCCTGCTGCGCTGGCAGCACAGTCGCGGCTACATGGTGCCGCCGCAGGAGTTCATCCGCGTTGCCGAAGAAACGGGGGTGATCGGCCGACTGGGCCAGTTTGCCCTCGACCAGGCCCTGTCCGATCTGGCCGAGTGGCAGCAGACGGTGACGTCTCCTCCCTGGATTGCCGTCAATGTATCCGGCGCCCAGGCCCATGAAGCCGGATTCGCCGAACAGCTCAGCGTGATGCTGCACCAGCACCGGGTGGCTCCCGATCTACTGCATATAGAGATTACCGAGGAGGTTCTGATCGAGAACCTCTTGCGCAACCGGCGCATGCTGCAAAAGCTCGACGAGATTGGCATGCGGATCGTGGTGGACGATTTCGGGGTCGGCTATTCCTCACTGGCCTACCTGAAGAACTTCCCGATTTCGGTGGTCAAGATTGACCGCGGTTTCGTGCGCGATTTGTCGGTCGATCCCGAAGATCAGGCGATTACCCGCACGATTTGCGGGCTGTCCCGGGAGCTGG
- a CDS encoding c-type cytochrome gives MSEEHDRIFIRNFSIVIVALMAFTVLIILLSLAIHQTQEREPSAARIAAVEERLQPLAGVYAGETGRAAAQAAAAEAVAEEPEVAFGGSTDGEMIYERVCAACHDAGVAGAPTLARETWGDRLDQDREALIASVIDGLGAMPPRAGRADLSDEQAAASVDYMLDHLD, from the coding sequence GTGTCCGAGGAACATGATCGTATTTTCATAAGGAACTTCAGCATCGTCATCGTTGCGCTGATGGCCTTTACCGTGCTGATCATCCTGCTGTCATTGGCCATCCACCAGACGCAGGAGCGCGAACCCAGCGCCGCCCGCATAGCGGCCGTGGAAGAGCGCCTGCAGCCGCTGGCCGGTGTTTATGCCGGCGAAACCGGCCGGGCTGCGGCCCAGGCGGCGGCAGCAGAGGCAGTTGCCGAGGAGCCCGAAGTTGCCTTCGGCGGCTCGACCGATGGCGAAATGATCTACGAACGGGTCTGCGCCGCCTGTCACGATGCCGGTGTCGCCGGCGCACCCACGCTGGCGCGCGAGACCTGGGGCGATCGACTCGATCAGGACCGTGAAGCACTGATTGCTTCGGTCATTGATGGTCTGGGTGCCATGCCGCCGCGCGCGGGTCGCGCCGACCTGAGCGACGAACAGGCAGCCGCCTCGGTCGACTACATGCTCGACCATCTCGACTGA
- a CDS encoding ACP phosphodiesterase has translation MNHLAHVVLAGSQEGLRLGAFLGDHVRGRRALSALPPDWAAGVMLHRRIDTLSDSHPAVRALLARFHPPWRRYAGVIVDVLFDYMLSRHWDRFGPAPLGQLSAELDDLLARHAADLPARLVRFSRWARARRLWMRYGDKAMLDEIFYRLAQRHGRPGPLADGIEVLSAREREIESTFLKCFPDLVRQAGEERLRLQSRWSSM, from the coding sequence ATGAATCATCTGGCCCATGTGGTCCTGGCCGGATCGCAGGAAGGGCTGCGACTGGGAGCCTTTCTCGGCGACCACGTGCGTGGTCGACGTGCGCTCTCCGCGCTGCCGCCTGACTGGGCGGCGGGGGTGATGCTGCACCGGCGCATCGACACGCTCAGCGATTCGCATCCGGCCGTGCGCGCACTGCTGGCACGATTTCACCCCCCGTGGCGGCGCTACGCCGGGGTGATCGTTGATGTTCTGTTCGATTACATGCTCAGCCGCCACTGGGATCGCTTCGGGCCGGCGCCGCTGGGCCAGTTGTCTGCCGAACTGGATGATCTGCTGGCGCGGCATGCGGCCGACCTGCCAGCGCGCCTGGTGCGCTTCAGCCGCTGGGCGCGGGCACGGCGGCTGTGGATGCGCTACGGCGACAAAGCCATGCTTGATGAAATTTTCTATCGCCTGGCGCAACGCCATGGTCGCCCGGGTCCGCTGGCCGACGGCATCGAGGTACTGTCGGCCCGGGAGCGGGAAATCGAATCAACGTTCCTGAAGTGTTTCCCCGACCTGGTTCGGCAGGCCGGGGAAGAGCGGCTGAGGCTTCAGTCGAGATGGTCGAGCATGTAG
- a CDS encoding alpha/beta hydrolase: MLMDPEQFPTETTEFFLSGPSGHLECLADAPEADAARPGVAVLCHPHPLHGGTMRNKVVTIMERSLRELGLKTVRFNFRGTGDSEGEFDDGEGETEDLLAVVEWARKTCPDDDLWLGGFSFGAYVALKAAQDLPVRQLISIAPPVERYGFDQLMPPNCPWLVVQGDEDEVVSPDAVFKWAEPLEADANLVVMEGTGHFFHRRLMDLRGLIKNHVQPNLP, translated from the coding sequence ATGTTAATGGATCCAGAGCAGTTTCCAACCGAAACCACCGAATTCTTCCTGAGTGGCCCAAGCGGCCACCTGGAATGCCTGGCTGACGCCCCCGAAGCGGACGCGGCACGTCCGGGCGTGGCCGTGCTGTGCCACCCGCATCCCTTGCACGGCGGCACCATGCGCAACAAGGTGGTGACCATCATGGAACGCAGCCTGCGCGAACTGGGGCTGAAGACCGTGCGCTTCAACTTTCGCGGCACCGGCGACAGCGAGGGCGAGTTCGACGACGGTGAAGGCGAAACCGAAGACCTGCTGGCCGTCGTCGAATGGGCACGCAAGACCTGTCCGGACGACGACCTCTGGCTGGGCGGTTTCTCCTTCGGCGCCTATGTGGCCCTCAAGGCCGCCCAGGATCTGCCGGTGCGCCAGCTGATTTCCATCGCTCCCCCGGTGGAACGCTACGGTTTCGACCAGCTCATGCCGCCCAACTGCCCCTGGCTGGTCGTCCAGGGCGACGAGGACGAGGTGGTCTCGCCCGATGCCGTGTTCAAATGGGCGGAGCCACTCGAGGCCGATGCCAATCTGGTGGTGATGGAGGGCACCGGTCATTTCTTCCATCGTCGACTCATGGATCTGCGCGGGCTGATCAAGAATCACGTTCAGCCCAATCTGCCCTGA
- the zapE gene encoding cell division protein ZapE, producing the protein MNGGDASGPLPRYRKLCEREQLKADPAQRQIVEALQATFERLGNKRASLVERWQKRYPAVPGIYLHGQVGRGKTMLMDLLAESLAESGIPVERIHFHRFMDQTHERLKHLREKGEPLVRLGREIAARTRVLCFDEFHVGDIGDAMILAGLLETLFERGVTLVATSNAAPDDLYAGGLQRERFVPAIEAIKAHCDVICLDSREDYRLRELVRHPTYLHPADEAARRELAGEFEALAAGERVSTAPLDIRGRELQPLRRAGSVVWFDFATLCQGPRASADYIELCKRFGTLIVSDVAQMQENDNNTARRFIHLVDECYDRSVKLIVSAAVAPTELYTGSKLTAPFERTVSRLIEMQSRDYLALPHRP; encoded by the coding sequence TTGAACGGCGGTGACGCCTCCGGACCCCTACCCCGCTACCGAAAGCTGTGCGAGCGGGAGCAACTAAAGGCCGACCCGGCTCAGCGGCAGATCGTCGAGGCGCTGCAGGCCACCTTCGAGCGTCTCGGGAACAAGCGCGCCAGCCTGGTCGAGCGTTGGCAGAAACGCTATCCGGCCGTACCCGGCATCTACCTGCATGGCCAGGTCGGTCGCGGCAAGACCATGCTCATGGATCTGCTGGCCGAAAGTCTGGCCGAGTCCGGCATCCCGGTGGAGCGGATTCACTTTCACCGCTTCATGGACCAGACCCACGAACGCCTGAAACACCTGCGCGAGAAAGGCGAACCGCTCGTCCGACTGGGCCGCGAGATCGCGGCGCGAACCCGCGTGCTGTGTTTTGATGAATTTCATGTCGGCGATATCGGCGATGCCATGATCCTCGCCGGCCTGCTCGAGACCCTGTTCGAGCGCGGGGTCACGCTGGTGGCCACCAGCAACGCCGCCCCCGACGATCTTTATGCCGGCGGCCTGCAGCGCGAACGCTTCGTGCCGGCCATCGAGGCCATCAAGGCCCATTGCGACGTGATTTGCCTGGACAGCCGCGAAGACTACCGGCTGCGGGAACTGGTGCGCCACCCCACCTACCTGCACCCGGCCGACGAAGCGGCCCGCCGGGAGCTGGCCGGGGAGTTCGAGGCGCTGGCGGCCGGGGAGCGGGTATCAACCGCGCCGCTGGACATTCGGGGTCGAGAACTCCAGCCGCTCAGACGCGCCGGCTCGGTGGTCTGGTTCGACTTTGCCACGCTGTGCCAGGGCCCGCGCGCCAGCGCCGACTATATCGAGCTGTGCAAGCGCTTTGGTACGCTCATCGTTAGCGATGTGGCGCAGATGCAGGAAAACGACAACAACACCGCGCGTCGCTTCATTCACTTGGTCGACGAATGCTATGACCGCTCGGTCAAGCTGATCGTCTCGGCCGCGGTGGCACCCACCGAACTCTACACCGGCAGCAAGCTCACCGCCCCCTTCGAGCGAACCGTCTCACGACTGATCGAAATGCAGAGCCGCGACTACCTGGCGCTGCCTCACCGCCCCTGA
- a CDS encoding TetR/AcrR family transcriptional regulator, producing MQNSNPSTRNGGERATLTPADWEQAALELIAEKGISGLGVEPLARRLEITKGSFYWHFPGRGELLAAALERWENQDRQHLKLSLTAEMPPAERLSQFVWRTSQQTLTHRIYLALCAAPEDPCIGPVIKRVTARRIKYLAGAFEELGLNRDSARQRANLLYSSYVGYLHLQAQNLVPEPGPDNPEFEQYIRHIIETLVEVG from the coding sequence ATGCAGAATTCAAATCCTTCAACACGAAATGGCGGCGAACGCGCCACGCTCACACCGGCGGACTGGGAGCAGGCCGCGCTGGAGTTGATTGCGGAAAAGGGAATCAGTGGCCTGGGCGTGGAGCCGCTGGCGCGGCGGCTTGAAATCACCAAGGGCAGTTTCTACTGGCATTTTCCCGGTCGCGGCGAGTTGTTGGCCGCGGCGCTGGAACGGTGGGAAAACCAGGATCGCCAGCACCTGAAGCTGTCGCTGACCGCCGAGATGCCGCCGGCCGAGCGCCTGAGCCAGTTCGTGTGGCGAACCAGCCAGCAGACCCTGACTCACCGCATCTACCTGGCACTGTGCGCCGCCCCGGAAGATCCTTGCATCGGCCCGGTGATCAAGCGCGTGACCGCCCGCCGCATCAAGTACCTGGCCGGCGCATTCGAGGAACTGGGGCTGAATCGTGATTCGGCGCGCCAGCGCGCGAACCTGCTGTACTCGTCGTATGTGGGCTACTTGCACCTGCAGGCCCAGAACCTGGTGCCCGAGCCCGGCCCGGACAACCCGGAGTTCGAGCAGTACATCCGACATATCATCGAGACTCTGGTCGAGGTGGGTTGA
- a CDS encoding alpha/beta fold hydrolase: MEAVRKLHDDIRRRQIWTDDGIRLNLRYYGDDRAPCVLMAHGFGQTQYAWEETGRRLAAAGWQAVSYDARGHGESDRAPSGEYDFEQFVEDFRRVCASLPHPPLVIGASMGGLTALLAHSEKPKVDLEALVLVDIAPRWDDRGVDAMIAFMRQNPKGFATLEEATESVRGFLPHRRRGGKSDGLTRNLRQGSDGRWYWHWDPAMLALAEKSANLQSRLKSATRRLKIPTLLVAGSQSEMIGEEHIEEFLKLAPNAEKATVADATHMVAGDNNEHFMGAVAPFLKRMASRGAQQS; this comes from the coding sequence ATGGAAGCTGTTCGCAAATTACATGACGATATTCGCCGGCGCCAGATCTGGACCGATGACGGCATTCGCCTGAACCTCCGGTATTATGGCGATGATCGGGCCCCTTGTGTGCTCATGGCCCATGGTTTCGGCCAGACCCAGTATGCCTGGGAAGAAACGGGTCGGCGGCTGGCCGCGGCTGGCTGGCAGGCCGTCAGCTATGATGCCCGTGGCCACGGCGAGAGTGACCGCGCACCCAGCGGAGAATACGACTTCGAGCAGTTCGTCGAAGATTTCCGACGCGTATGCGCTTCTCTGCCCCACCCACCGTTGGTCATCGGGGCATCCATGGGCGGGCTGACCGCCCTGCTGGCGCATTCTGAAAAACCCAAGGTCGATCTCGAGGCACTGGTTCTGGTCGATATCGCCCCGCGCTGGGACGATCGTGGCGTTGACGCCATGATCGCCTTCATGCGACAGAACCCCAAGGGTTTCGCCACGCTCGAGGAGGCCACCGAATCGGTACGCGGCTTTCTGCCGCATCGTCGTCGTGGCGGCAAGAGTGATGGCCTGACCCGCAACCTTCGCCAGGGCTCGGACGGGCGCTGGTACTGGCACTGGGATCCGGCCATGCTGGCCCTGGCCGAGAAAAGTGCCAACCTGCAATCGCGCCTGAAGTCGGCCACCCGCCGGCTCAAGATTCCGACCCTGCTGGTGGCCGGCAGCCAGAGCGAGATGATCGGCGAGGAGCATATCGAGGAGTTCCTCAAGCTGGCCCCCAATGCCGAGAAAGCAACCGTCGCCGACGCAACCCACATGGTGGCCGGTGACAACAATGAACACTTCATGGGTGCCGTGGCCCCGTTTCTGAAGCGCATGGCCTCCCGAGGAGCGCAACAATCATGA
- a CDS encoding acyl-CoA dehydrogenase: MTTVLFLLALLAVGLGCAYFKTSFLTWSIATAIVLLSFSIAGQPGWILLTLFWLLFLAVAIPLNHRPWRREFITGPILKGFEKMTPQISETERIALEAGTVGFEGELFTGNPRWNRFIKKPLHELSTDEQAFLDGPVEELCGMINDWEFSHYRAGVSDEVWDHLRKNKYFGMIIPKEYGGLGFSAVAHRAVLEKVGGMSSQVGSIIAVPNSLGPAELLLHYGTDEQKDHYLPRLATGEEIPCFGLTSTTAGSDATSISDFGIVCKKKVDGKQVLGIKLNFEKRYITLAPCATVVGLAFRLYDPDGLIGDTEDIGISVALLPADTPGMEIGRRHFPLNNPFPNGPIVGKDVFVPLDTLLGGVEHAGNGWRMLIESLSVGRAISLPSSTSGGAKSATLVTGAYARIRKQFNLPIGRFEGVEEALARMAGHTYAISALSRQTASAVDDGEKPAVPGAIAKYHCTEQSRDIIKDAMDIHGGKGIILGPKNYLGRAWQGAPIWITVEGANILTRSMMIFGQGAIRCHPYVLKELEALKIEDDDERLREFDKLLFAHIGHSISNAVRAFILGLSFARFAAVPGDRRTRKYYRKLSRYSAAFAYLADIAMLTYGGKLKQKEKISGRLGDALSQLYICSAMLRRFEHEGRPAADQPILAWAFHDAIFKIQTALRGVIDNYPMPWVRPFLRMIIFPLGRVERAPNDRLGHKVASLLLSPSETRDRLTRGVYRSDAAGHWVGVMEKLLPDVIAAEPLERKMLKAQRAEQLSGYTSDEHIASAVNNQVLTDKEAEFLASVRERVMEIITVDDFELEELQASLTSTGEKIRNGDRKAA, translated from the coding sequence ATGACCACCGTGCTGTTCCTGCTGGCCCTTCTGGCGGTCGGCCTGGGATGCGCCTATTTCAAGACATCCTTTCTGACCTGGTCCATCGCCACCGCGATCGTGCTGCTGAGCTTTTCCATCGCCGGGCAGCCGGGCTGGATCCTGCTGACGCTGTTCTGGCTGCTGTTCCTGGCAGTCGCCATTCCGCTCAATCACCGCCCCTGGCGACGCGAGTTCATCACCGGGCCCATCCTCAAGGGCTTCGAGAAGATGACACCGCAGATCTCGGAAACCGAGCGCATTGCCCTGGAAGCCGGGACCGTGGGGTTCGAGGGCGAACTGTTTACCGGCAATCCGCGCTGGAACCGCTTCATCAAGAAACCCCTGCATGAACTGAGCACGGACGAACAGGCCTTTCTCGACGGTCCAGTCGAAGAACTGTGCGGCATGATCAACGACTGGGAGTTCTCGCACTACCGCGCCGGGGTGTCCGACGAGGTCTGGGACCACCTGCGCAAGAACAAGTACTTCGGCATGATCATCCCGAAGGAATACGGCGGCCTCGGGTTTTCCGCCGTTGCCCACCGGGCCGTGCTCGAGAAAGTCGGCGGCATGAGTTCACAGGTCGGCTCCATCATCGCCGTACCCAACTCCCTGGGCCCGGCCGAGCTGCTGCTGCATTACGGCACCGATGAACAGAAGGATCACTACCTGCCGCGCCTGGCCACCGGCGAGGAAATCCCGTGTTTCGGCCTGACCAGCACCACCGCTGGCTCCGATGCCACCTCGATTTCCGACTTCGGCATCGTCTGCAAGAAGAAGGTCGACGGCAAGCAGGTGCTGGGTATCAAGCTCAACTTCGAAAAGCGCTACATCACCCTGGCGCCCTGTGCCACCGTGGTCGGTCTGGCCTTCCGCCTGTACGACCCCGACGGCCTGATCGGCGATACCGAAGACATCGGCATTTCCGTGGCGCTGTTGCCCGCCGACACGCCGGGCATGGAGATTGGCCGGCGCCACTTCCCGCTCAACAACCCGTTCCCCAACGGGCCGATCGTTGGCAAGGACGTGTTCGTGCCGCTCGATACCCTGCTCGGTGGCGTCGAGCATGCCGGCAATGGCTGGCGCATGCTGATCGAATCGCTTTCGGTGGGCCGGGCCATTTCACTGCCTTCCTCGACCTCCGGCGGGGCCAAGTCCGCCACCCTGGTCACCGGCGCCTATGCCCGCATCCGCAAGCAATTCAACCTGCCCATCGGCCGCTTCGAAGGCGTCGAGGAAGCCCTGGCGCGCATGGCCGGCCATACCTACGCCATCAGCGCCCTGAGCCGCCAGACCGCATCGGCAGTCGACGACGGCGAGAAACCGGCCGTGCCGGGCGCCATCGCCAAGTACCACTGCACCGAGCAGAGCCGCGACATCATCAAGGACGCCATGGACATCCATGGCGGCAAGGGCATCATTCTCGGGCCGAAGAACTACCTCGGCCGCGCCTGGCAGGGCGCTCCGATCTGGATCACGGTCGAGGGCGCCAACATCCTGACCCGCTCGATGATGATCTTCGGGCAGGGCGCCATCCGCTGCCACCCCTATGTACTCAAGGAGCTCGAAGCCCTCAAGATCGAGGATGATGACGAGCGCCTGAGGGAATTCGACAAGCTGCTGTTTGCCCACATCGGTCATTCGATTTCCAATGCCGTGCGGGCTTTCATCCTGGGCTTGAGCTTTGCCCGTTTTGCCGCCGTGCCCGGCGACCGCCGCACGCGCAAGTACTACCGCAAGCTCAGCCGCTACAGCGCCGCGTTTGCCTACCTGGCCGATATCGCCATGCTCACCTATGGCGGCAAGCTCAAGCAGAAGGAAAAGATTTCCGGTCGCCTGGGTGACGCACTCAGCCAGCTCTACATCTGCTCGGCCATGCTCAGGCGCTTTGAGCACGAGGGCCGCCCGGCTGCCGATCAGCCGATTCTGGCCTGGGCTTTCCACGATGCCATCTTCAAGATCCAGACCGCGCTGCGCGGCGTGATCGACAACTACCCGATGCCCTGGGTGCGCCCGTTCCTGCGCATGATCATCTTCCCGCTGGGTCGCGTCGAGCGGGCACCCAATGACCGCCTGGGTCACAAGGTGGCCTCGCTGCTGCTCTCGCCTTCGGAAACGCGCGACCGCCTCACCCGCGGGGTTTACCGATCGGATGCCGCCGGCCACTGGGTGGGCGTCATGGAAAAACTGCTGCCCGACGTGATCGCCGCCGAGCCACTGGAGCGCAAGATGCTCAAGGCCCAGCGGGCCGAACAGCTCTCCGGGTACACTTCGGACGAGCATATTGCCTCGGCGGTCAACAATCAGGTGCTAACCGATAAGGAAGCCGAATTCCTGGCCTCGGTACGCGAGCGCGTCATGGAAATCATCACCGTTGATGACTTCGAGCTCGAAGAGCTCCAGGCCAGCCTGACCAGCACCGGCGAGAAGATCCGCAACGGCGACCGCAAGGCCGCCTGA
- a CDS encoding TonB-dependent receptor domain-containing protein produces the protein MKRSTFAGLAGSGLLLTSLHVVAEDAEHDTVVVTATRSEQLIEQPLASVSVIDRAAIERSQAPDILELLRLEAGIDMSRAGGPGGQTSTFMRGTNSNHVLVLIDGVRAASSGTGSFTWEILDPSHIERIEIVRGPRAARYGSDAIGGVIQIFTRQPEGTSVRAAYGRYNDRALSASWGSEAFGMSLAGRRVDGFSAQNERGFAFDPDDDGFENLSLNLRGSNDLGPGQLSWSARASDGEIEFDQGESDFLNYAIQTEYRHDGNGPWQWQGQVAMYRDRLDTETPFGFSEAVTRRVQAGVQAERLIEEYTLWLIGLDSWRESGVSRNSWAENRYNVGAWTGLHAHRDRTDWEASLRVDEDEQFGSAVTGNLAGGWRPSDAVRLYASAGRGFRAPNFNQLYSPGSGGLFAGNPELDPESSWTYEVGSEIRPTDGQTVTLNLFETRIDDLIDFSGPEFQAVNVDRARIRGVELRHQLSLDAWRTEASYTWQDPEDRDTGQQLLRRAEHKAAVSVDRLLATGGWLGGEIVHTGERLDVGAERLPSHTLVNLRAGYPLGSGFQVEGRLENVTDKNYEPLFGFNAHGRSLFMALRWEG, from the coding sequence ATGAAACGAAGTACTTTTGCCGGCCTGGCCGGTTCAGGCCTGCTTTTGACCTCTCTTCATGTCGTTGCCGAGGACGCAGAGCACGACACCGTCGTGGTCACGGCCACACGCAGCGAACAATTGATCGAACAGCCGCTGGCCTCGGTCAGCGTCATCGACCGTGCCGCCATCGAGCGCAGCCAGGCGCCCGACATACTGGAACTGCTGCGCCTGGAAGCCGGTATCGACATGAGCCGCGCCGGGGGTCCAGGTGGTCAGACCAGCACCTTCATGCGCGGCACCAACTCCAACCATGTGCTGGTGCTGATCGACGGCGTGCGTGCCGCCTCGTCGGGCACCGGGTCATTCACCTGGGAAATCCTCGACCCCAGCCACATCGAGCGCATCGAGATCGTTCGTGGTCCGCGCGCGGCGCGCTACGGATCGGACGCCATAGGTGGCGTCATCCAGATCTTCACCCGCCAGCCCGAAGGCACATCGGTGCGTGCAGCCTACGGCCGCTACAACGACCGGGCGCTGTCAGCCTCATGGGGCAGCGAAGCCTTCGGCATGAGTCTTGCGGGACGCCGGGTTGACGGGTTTTCGGCACAGAACGAGCGCGGCTTTGCCTTCGATCCGGATGATGACGGGTTCGAGAATCTCAGCCTGAACCTGCGTGGCAGCAATGACCTGGGGCCGGGCCAGTTGAGCTGGAGTGCGCGCGCCAGCGACGGCGAAATCGAGTTCGACCAGGGTGAGTCGGACTTTCTCAACTACGCCATCCAGACCGAATATCGGCACGATGGCAACGGCCCCTGGCAATGGCAGGGCCAAGTCGCCATGTACCGCGACCGGCTGGATACCGAAACGCCATTCGGGTTTTCCGAGGCAGTGACGCGGCGAGTCCAGGCCGGCGTGCAGGCCGAGCGCCTGATCGAGGAATACACCCTCTGGCTGATCGGCCTGGACAGTTGGCGAGAATCCGGCGTTAGCCGCAACAGCTGGGCCGAGAACCGCTATAACGTGGGTGCCTGGACCGGACTGCATGCCCATCGCGACCGTACCGACTGGGAGGCCAGTCTGCGTGTTGATGAAGACGAACAGTTCGGCAGCGCCGTGACCGGCAATCTGGCCGGTGGCTGGCGGCCCAGCGACGCCGTGCGGCTGTATGCCAGTGCCGGACGCGGCTTCCGCGCCCCCAACTTCAACCAGCTTTACTCTCCCGGATCAGGAGGCCTGTTCGCCGGCAATCCCGAACTGGACCCGGAGTCGTCCTGGACCTACGAGGTCGGCAGTGAGATCCGGCCCACAGACGGCCAGACGGTGACACTCAACCTGTTCGAAACCCGCATCGACGACCTGATCGACTTCAGCGGCCCGGAATTTCAGGCCGTCAACGTCGATCGGGCACGTATCCGGGGCGTGGAGCTGCGGCACCAGCTCAGCCTGGATGCCTGGCGCACAGAGGCGAGCTACACCTGGCAGGACCCGGAAGACCGCGACACCGGTCAGCAATTGCTGCGACGTGCCGAACACAAGGCTGCCGTGTCAGTCGACCGCCTGCTCGCGACCGGAGGCTGGCTGGGTGGAGAAATCGTCCATACCGGTGAACGGCTGGATGTCGGCGCCGAGCGTCTGCCTTCGCATACCCTGGTCAACCTGCGTGCCGGCTACCCGCTGGGCAGCGGTTTCCAGGTCGAAGGCCGTCTGGAAAACGTGACCGACAAGAACTACGAGCCGCTGTTCGGCTTCAATGCCCATGGCCGCAGCCTGTTTATGGCCTTGCGCTGGGAAGGATAA